Genomic segment of Molothrus aeneus isolate 106 chromosome 3, BPBGC_Maene_1.0, whole genome shotgun sequence:
gctccttcccctctggaGGCTCCCAGCCTTGCTGTGTGTCCTTGCAGGTGCCCATGAACAATGGCCCTTcggggagcagcccagggaagtCCGAGGTGAAGCTGGAGCTGGCTTTTGAGTACCTGATGAGCAAGGACCGGCTGCAGTGGGTCACCATCACCAGCCCACAGGTAGAGCTGCCTGCAtggtgggctgggggtggctgtGAGGGGAAGGGCTAAGCCCTGCATAGGGTGTGGGAAGGCTGTGGGGTGCATAGAGCCCTGTGACACTTCTCCCTTGCAGGCCATCATGCTGAGCATCTGCTTGCAGTCCATGGTGGATGAGCTGATGGTGAAAAAATCTGGAGGCAGCATCCGCAAGGTGAGGGTTGGGGCTGGATGATGGCTCTGGAGTgggatcccagcctggccctgtgaCTTCCTAGGGCCTGGACTGGGTCCTGAGTGCTCCCCTCAGGATGGGGCCAGCATCCCAGGGCTGGTTATAAGCCCAGGGCTGACACGGGGCCCCtgtggctgagctgagctgctcctgcagatgtTCCGACGGCGGGTGAACGGGGCCCTGCGGCGCTCGGACAGCCAGCAAGCTGTGAAATCACCTCCGCTGCTGGTGAGTGggaccctgcagccctgggcaggggacacGTGCAGTCACAGGGTCTGATGTGTTGTGAACCAGAACTCACTGCATCCAGAAGAGGCGctgccctgtggcagggctggggcaagcccagaggacagcagggctgtggtgccctgcttccagagccctgggaagggaaagaggtCCTGGACCAACTCAGTGAGCCAGActccctggggatggaggggtgGGTGTTGTGTCCCATGACCCTGTGCTGCCCAACTGTGCTGTCCTTACAGGACTCACCTGATGCCTCCTGGGAGCCCATGGCCAAACTCTCGGTGAGTTGTGTGCGGATGCACCAGAGACCTCAGGCTAAGCGGGCAGGGGAGCTAGGGCTGTCCTCATTACCATctcccttctccacagagcaAGCTCACTTCAGTCAGCCTGCGTGGGATCAGCCACTCCTGCTCTGCAAACGACGTGGGCGCTAACGACTTCCACGGCAATTACGCCTTTGAGGGCATTGGCGATGAGGATCTGTAGTGCCCCCTTCCCAGGACAGCCCCGGCCTGAGCGAGGGCCTTCGCTGAGGAATGTACGACCTGCAGCCAGGTTGCAATCAACGTGCCTCTCACCTGCTACATccacctttccctgctccccgGGGCTGGGAGCTCACCCCCAGCCCGCCACTGCCTTCGGGGTGGGGGCAGCTGAACTCCTCCCgctgctggctccagctgggagagggCTCGTTTGACCTGAACAGTTGGCCcgggcagagccctggagctgcagtgcagggccTGGCCCGGcctgggggcagagctgctcctgtcccagctgggaaggcctggcccagcccgggggcagagccaggcaggctcCATAATGCCAAATTAGCATTTAGGTTTGTGCTCCAAGACAGAGTGCAGTAAGCTGTCTCGGGGGCTCCGCGCAGAGTCCCCTCTAACCCGCTCATAGACGCCAGCATAATCTAGGCTTGTAACCACGtatctcctgctgctcagcccgACAGAGCATTAATGGACAGTAACTGATGTTTACACACTGCAACAATGATTAAAACGGATCCTGATTGGTACCAGGCTGTCTGTTGGGGGgtggctgctgtccctcccctcTCGGTGCCAGCCCCATGCTGTCCTCCTCTGTAGCAGAACAAGGCCCCCAGGGTGAAGAGCAGATAACAAAACTGACTGTTTAATGCTTTTATACACAATATAAATTACACCGACCAGCACGGCGACAGCCATGGAACCAGTCctgttcccccctccccccttttccccaaaCCCCGGCAGAGGAAGGCTCCGGCAGGCAGAAACAGGCAGCTGGGGTGGCTGGGGATGTGGCCGTGCTGCCACATGGGCAGGGGTCAGAGCCACTGGTCGTCACTtcaccctgcccaggcaggacgGGGTTGCCAGGGCCCCAGCGTGCCTCTGGGCCTGGTGCAaggcagccctgagcccccGTGGAGGTGCCCACCTGTCCTCCCTcccccagggagggcaggcacCCCAGGCCCCCTGCCGGGCTAAGTGCTGTCTCAGGGCAGGGCCGTGCCCACGGCTGGGGGCGCCAGGAGGGCTTTGGCATTGCGTGGGTTCACCCAGCTCTCGGCCGTGTGGCCGTGGATCTTCTGGTGGCGCTTGTAGTTGTCCCAGTGCCCAGTGGTGTAGGAGCAGTCCCGGCACTGGAAGGGCTTCTCGCCCGTGTGCCGCAGCATGTGCCGCTTCAGGTTCATGCTCTGGTTGCAGCTGtagctgcagaggctgcactgGAAGGGCTTGTCGCCTGAGTGGATGCGCCCGTGACGCTTGAGGTTGGCCAGGTTGCCGCAGGCGTAGTCGCAGAGCTGGCACTTGTAGGGCTTCTCGCCCGTGTGCACGCGCTGGTGGCGCTTCAGGTTGTCCAGGTGGGCGGAGGCGTAGGGGCAGAGCGGGCAGGCGAAGGGCTTCTCCCCGCTGTGCGTCTTCATGTGCCGCGCCAGGTGGTTGGGGTAGTGGGTGACGAaggggcagaggctgcaggcaaAGCCCTTGTCCCCGGTGCCCTTGCGGGGGCTGGCACCCGGCTCGGTGCCCAGCACCGCCAGGCTGCAGCGCCCGCACACCTGCTCGGCCAGGCCCTCGTCCTGAGCGAAGCCGTCGTCCAGCACCAGCCCGCACATGCGGCACGTGAAGGGGAAGAGCAGCTCGGGCAGCGCGGCCGCCTCCTCGCCCCGCAGCCGGGCACAGCCGGGCAGGAAGGGGCCGCTGCCGCTGCCCACgtgcaggctcagctctggcagcaggggcTCTGCGGGACAAAGAGACGGGGCTGTGAGCTGGGTGGCACAGTGCCAGTGAGGACTGGCTCTGTGACGAGCCCCAGTGCCAGCGAAGACTGGCTCAGTGAGGAGCCCCAGTGCCAGCGAAGACTGGCTCAGTGAGGAGCCCCAGTGCCAGTGAGAACTGGCTCTGTGAGGAGCCCCAGTGCCAGCGAGGACTGGCTCTGTGACGAGCCCCAGTGCCAGCGAGGACTGGCTCAGTGATGAGCCCCAGTGCCAGTGAGGACTGGCTCTGTGACGAGCCCCAGTGCCCCGGTGAGCCTCGCAGTAGCTGACTTCAGGTCAGTGGCAGGatctgtgccctgtgccagccccaaagcccccaTGGTAGCTCTCCCCACGTCCCCACACCCTCCCACCTTTACCTGGGTCCTTGTCCCGCCGGTGTGGCCCCTCGCCCTCAGGCAGGCGGTGGCTGAGCATGTGCCGCTTCAGGTTGCGGCTCTGGTTGCAGCGGTAGTCGCAGGCGGCACACTGGAAGGGCTTGTCCTGGCTGTGGACGCGCTCGTGGCGTTTGAGgttgcccaggctgctgcaggcgAAGCTGCAGCCCGTGCAGCGGTACGGCTTCTCCCCGGTGTGCGTGCGCAGGTGCCGCGTCAGGTtcaccagctgggcagaggCGTAGGCACACTGCGGGCAGGCGAAAGGCTTCTCCCCGTTGTGTGTCTTCATGTGGCGCTTGAGGTGGCTGGAGTAGTGGGAGGCgaaggggcagagctggcaggagtAGACGATGCGCTGGCTGCGGCCGCCCTCGGCGccggcgcactgcaggcagctctggcccaggctggcagccagctgcagcccgCACTGGCGGCAGGGCagcgcggcggggcccggcTCGCCCCCCTCCTCGGGGTCGCTCTCCACGCTCAGCTGCTGGTACCCGGAGGAGCAGTCGTCGTCGCTCAGGGCGTACGCTGGGATAGCGATCTTCCCCACCAGTGTGTCTGCTGAGAACACCGCAGGGATGGGGCGGTGTCAGCCCGgctggcctgggcactgcccctcTGCCTGCACCCCCGTCCCACCCTGGGGCACCCAGGAGGAGCCCACCACACTGTGCACTGCACTGAGGagccccacagccacagcctgtcCCAACGCCCTGCTGAGGGCCTGTTCTGAGTGTCTCAGGAAACCCTGACACTTCTCATGGCTGGCCAGGACCCCGGCACCAGGAAGGGTGGGAAGATGGGTGGATCCATCACCCACCGGcactgctgggcctgggggGTAGAGGGtggtgggcacagcctggcccaggctggaGAAAGGGGTGCCCAtaaagctgctctgtgcccctctcactgtggcactgccccagccctgggggttGCAGCTGGTCACACTCGCATGGCTGGCACCAGGGAGCTCCAACACCAgccccttccatcctgcaggaaaCATTCCCCTGCCCCCACAGAGCCCTGTCCGGTGGCAGCAGAGGgaaggctgtgccaggctctcaAATGGAActtcccagctgggcacagactcatccttctgcagcccctgtgcttCACAAGCACCCccaggctcagggctggaggggcagcTCAGCAGGACCAGCTGAGAGCCGTGCCCTGCTGGCCCCgttctgtgcctgccctgcacccctggGGCCTGTcaggctcagcagctgcccactGTCCTGGGACCACCCTGGACTgtccccctgctgctgccacccggGCTGTGTCCAGCTGATGAGGCTGACCTaagctgtgggacagggcagcccctccagcctccccagcccttccaCAAGCACTGCTGGAAACACAGACACCAGAAAAGGGCATCCTGCCAAGGCCTGGCTCTTACGGGGGAACTCCTGACCCTGGCCTAAGCCCCCCCCCCAAAGGACCCTCTTTCTcctcagctcagccccagccacacCAAGGGACCCACCTGTGCCCTCGGGCCAGTCCCACGCTGACCGaacccctgtcccctcaggccagcagtgccacagcatcCACAGAGCACTGTCCCCTAAAGGGCCGTGTCTGTGCCCACATGGCACAGCTTGTCTGTCCTGCCTGGGTCAGTGGGCTGAGCTAgtcctgctcccaggctggggtTGAATGGGAGGACAGATATTCCTGGTGGAATTTGTCCCCAGACCCCCGgcaggctcccagggctgccaagCAGCCGTTCCAGGGCAGTgaagcagagccctgggagcagccccatccctcagtgccagagcaggacacggcacagcccagcagccgcCGAGCACacggagcagggcacagccccgggggacagcggggggacGGGCACGGGGCCGGACAGTCCGTGCCTTCCTCTCTCGCCGTTCCGTTCCCGCGTTGCTCGGTGCCCGGGGCGGGGAGCGCCTCCCGCCAGTCCCgtgagcagctccctggagctgagcagcgcTCGCTCCTCCGGCTGCCTCGGCCGGGGCTGACCAGGCTCGGGAGCCACGGCGGGACAGGCGCTGCCCGTGGCACCGGGCCGGGGCGCCGGGGCTGAGCGCGCTCCGTTCGGCCCGCAGCGCCGAGGGGAGCGGTGGAACGGGACCCCGGGGCTGAGCGCTGCGCTGGCTCTGGGATGAGCCCGGCCGCGGGGCGCGGCCCCGAACCCACCGCGGGGACGCGTCGTGCCCGGGCCCCTGGCGGGAAGGAGCGTTCGGGGATCGGTGCCGGGGGTCAATGTCGGGCGGGCGGAACCCACCCCGGGGCCCCGTCGGGGGCCGGGCCTCCCCCGTGAGAGGAAGCTCCGCTGGCGACCGCGCCGGGCGGGCCCATGGCAGGGCGGGCCCGGCCGGATGCGCCGAGCGCGGGCCCGGTACGGCCCGGCTGGGCCGCGTCGCCGCCGGCGGGGCTGCCGGAGAGGGGCGGCGTCCCCGCGGGGGCCGCACGCACCTGGCGGTCCCTTCTCGGAGGCCGGGCCACGGCCCAGTATCAGGTCCCCGGGCAGCACCACCGCCGCTCTTGCCGTCTCCTCGGTGCCATCCTCGGCGTCCGCTGCAGCGCTCCGAGCGCCGCGGGTCCCCgccgggccgccgccgccgccccccgggcCCGCCGCGCACTCACCCTTCACCGGCTGCGGGTGGCTCTGCTTCCGCCGGGGCATCGTGGCGGGCCCcggcgccggcccggccccgccgcccacCCGCCCGCGGCCCGCCAGCCGCCCCCGCCAGCCcggggcggccgccgccgccccgcctcGACCGGACACTTCCGCTTCCGCTTCCCCCGGGCGCGCGGGGGCAGGGCCGGAAGCGCCCGCGCGACCCGGAAGCGGAGCGGGCGCGTGCGCAGAGGCGgtgccgcccccggccccgcccgccccgcggccgCGGCATGAGGGGAgcgggcccgggcccggcggggGCGAGCGGCCGGGGCGGGACCGAACACGGCACACGGCACACGGCACAGGCGGGCAGCGCTCGGGGCTCGGGCGGGATAGCAGCGGCTCCGCCCCTTCCGGCCGGCGGGAGGCG
This window contains:
- the ZNF513 gene encoding zinc finger protein 513 isoform X1 yields the protein MLWHCWPEGTGVRSAWDWPEGTADTLVGKIAIPAYALSDDDCSSGYQQLSVESDPEEGGEPGPAALPCRQCGLQLAASLGQSCLQCAGAEGGRSQRIVYSCQLCPFASHYSSHLKRHMKTHNGEKPFACPQCAYASAQLVNLTRHLRTHTGEKPYRCTGCSFACSSLGNLKRHERVHSQDKPFQCAACDYRCNQSRNLKRHMLSHRLPEGEGPHRRDKDPEPLLPELSLHVGSGSGPFLPGCARLRGEEAAALPELLFPFTCRMCGLVLDDGFAQDEGLAEQVCGRCSLAVLGTEPGASPRKGTGDKGFACSLCPFVTHYPNHLARHMKTHSGEKPFACPLCPYASAHLDNLKRHQRVHTGEKPYKCQLCDYACGNLANLKRHGRIHSGDKPFQCSLCSYSCNQSMNLKRHMLRHTGEKPFQCRDCSYTTGHWDNYKRHQKIHGHTAESWVNPRNAKALLAPPAVGTALP
- the ZNF513 gene encoding zinc finger protein 513 isoform X2, with the protein product MPRRKQSHPQPVKADTLVGKIAIPAYALSDDDCSSGYQQLSVESDPEEGGEPGPAALPCRQCGLQLAASLGQSCLQCAGAEGGRSQRIVYSCQLCPFASHYSSHLKRHMKTHNGEKPFACPQCAYASAQLVNLTRHLRTHTGEKPYRCTGCSFACSSLGNLKRHERVHSQDKPFQCAACDYRCNQSRNLKRHMLSHRLPEGEGPHRRDKDPEPLLPELSLHVGSGSGPFLPGCARLRGEEAAALPELLFPFTCRMCGLVLDDGFAQDEGLAEQVCGRCSLAVLGTEPGASPRKGTGDKGFACSLCPFVTHYPNHLARHMKTHSGEKPFACPLCPYASAHLDNLKRHQRVHTGEKPYKCQLCDYACGNLANLKRHGRIHSGDKPFQCSLCSYSCNQSMNLKRHMLRHTGEKPFQCRDCSYTTGHWDNYKRHQKIHGHTAESWVNPRNAKALLAPPAVGTALP
- the ZNF513 gene encoding zinc finger protein 513 isoform X3 — its product is MPRRKQSHPQPVKGECAAGPGGGGGGPAGTRGARSAAADAEDGTEETARAAVVLPGDLILGRGPASEKGPPADTLVGKIAIPAYALSDDDCSSGYQQLSVESDPEEGGEPGPAALPCRQCGLQLAASLGQSCLQCAGAEGGRSQRIVYSCQLCPFASHYSSHLKRHMKTHNGEKPFACPQCAYASAQLVNLTRHLRTHTGEKPYRCTGCSFACSSLGNLKRHERVHSQDKPFQCAACDYRCNQSRNLKRHMLSHRLPEGEGPHRRDKDPEPLLPELSLHVGSGSGPFLPGCARLRGEEAAALPELLFPFTCRMCGLVLDDGFAQDEGLAEQVCGRCSLAVLGTEPGASPRKGTGDKGFACSLCPFVTHYPNHLARHMKTHSGEKPFACPLCPYASAHLDNLKRHQRVHTGEKPYKCQLCDYACGNLANLKRHGRIHSGDKPFQCSLCSYSCNQSMNLKRHMLRHTGEKPFQCRDCSYTTGHWDNYKRHQKIHGHTAESWVNPRNAKALLAPPAVGTALP